One genomic window of Nocardioides daphniae includes the following:
- a CDS encoding FAD-dependent oxidoreductase, producing MRTGGLGDAGTPQGRDDVVDVVVLGSGCAGMTAALSAADHGAEVALLEKADVLGGTTALSSGVAWLPANRHQAAYDVEDSRDDALAYLESLSHGFIRPEMAEAFVDTVDEMLDWAEERTPLKMRLVAGYPDYHPEHPGGKPGGGRSTEPELFSFHELGEWADRFLGFRRSMYVGETPVGGGTGFLEPEEEQRRADERLEGLGRGMLGALLKGLLDRRVQVHTGAEATSLLTDNGRVVGVELADGRRVNARRGVVLATGGFEREPDLVRAFLRGPISHSPGAPTNTGDGLRMAMRLGAQLDVMREAWWVPVVTLPGHEGEQYSGHGVQLVQRERTLPRTIMVNAQGRRFTNEAANYNALGAAFHVFHPTRFAYENQPAWAVFDQGFVEAYGGYGVPPGGEMPAWMTRADTVAGLAEAIGVPADELDATVERWNDLCAQGRDVDHGRGESAYDGWCGDRAHYPGAAATLGPLDRGPFYAVPVHSSSLGTKGGPLTTPDCEVVDVDREVIPGLFAVGNVMAAPTGMVYGGAGGTLGPALVFGYRCGLAVAKA from the coding sequence ATGAGGACCGGCGGGCTCGGGGACGCCGGGACTCCCCAGGGGCGCGACGACGTGGTCGACGTCGTCGTGCTCGGCAGCGGCTGCGCGGGCATGACCGCCGCGCTGAGCGCTGCCGACCACGGGGCCGAGGTCGCGCTGCTGGAGAAGGCTGACGTGCTGGGTGGGACCACCGCACTCTCCAGCGGCGTGGCCTGGCTCCCCGCCAACCGCCACCAGGCTGCGTACGACGTCGAGGACTCCCGCGACGACGCGCTGGCCTACCTCGAGTCGCTCTCCCACGGCTTCATCCGACCCGAGATGGCCGAGGCGTTCGTCGACACCGTCGACGAGATGCTCGACTGGGCCGAGGAGCGCACGCCGCTGAAGATGCGGCTGGTCGCGGGCTACCCCGACTACCACCCCGAGCACCCCGGCGGGAAGCCCGGCGGTGGCCGCTCGACCGAGCCCGAGCTCTTCTCCTTCCACGAGCTGGGGGAGTGGGCCGACCGCTTCCTCGGCTTCCGGCGCTCGATGTACGTCGGTGAGACGCCCGTCGGTGGCGGCACCGGCTTCCTCGAGCCCGAGGAGGAGCAGCGTCGCGCCGACGAACGCCTCGAGGGCCTGGGGCGCGGCATGCTCGGGGCGCTGCTCAAGGGGCTGCTCGACCGCCGGGTCCAGGTGCACACGGGTGCCGAGGCCACCAGCCTGCTGACCGACAACGGCCGCGTCGTCGGCGTCGAGCTCGCCGACGGCCGGCGGGTCAACGCGCGGCGCGGCGTGGTGCTGGCCACCGGGGGCTTCGAGCGCGAGCCCGACCTCGTTCGCGCGTTCCTGCGCGGCCCGATCAGCCACTCGCCCGGCGCGCCGACCAACACCGGTGACGGGCTGCGGATGGCGATGCGGCTGGGCGCCCAGCTCGACGTGATGCGGGAGGCCTGGTGGGTGCCGGTGGTGACGCTGCCGGGCCACGAGGGGGAGCAGTACTCCGGCCACGGCGTGCAGCTGGTGCAGCGCGAGCGCACCCTGCCACGCACGATCATGGTCAACGCCCAGGGCCGCCGCTTCACCAACGAGGCGGCCAACTACAACGCGCTGGGCGCGGCCTTCCACGTCTTCCACCCGACCCGCTTCGCCTACGAGAACCAGCCCGCCTGGGCGGTCTTCGACCAGGGCTTCGTCGAGGCCTACGGGGGCTACGGCGTCCCGCCCGGTGGTGAGATGCCGGCGTGGATGACCCGCGCCGACACCGTCGCCGGCCTGGCCGAGGCGATCGGCGTGCCCGCCGACGAGCTCGACGCCACCGTGGAGCGCTGGAACGACCTCTGCGCGCAGGGCCGCGACGTCGACCACGGGCGCGGGGAGTCGGCGTACGACGGCTGGTGCGGCGACCGCGCCCACTACCCGGGCGCCGCCGCGACCCTCGGGCCGCTCGACCGTGGTCCGTTCTACGCCGTGCCCGTGCACTCGAGCTCGCTCGGCACGAAGGGTGGCCCGCTGACGACGCCCGACTGCGAGGTCGTCGACGTCGACCGCGAGGTGATCCCCGGCCTCTTCGCCGTCGGCAACGTGATGGCTGCGCCGACCGGGATGGTCTACGGCGGTGCCGGCGGGACGCTCGGCCCGGCGCTGGTCTTCGGGTATCGCTGCGGGCTGGCCGTCGCCAAGGCCTGA
- a CDS encoding nuclear transport factor 2 family protein: MTDRSAVEDLANRYSLAYDTADLDGIEAAFTEDATFSMKIAGNDPMSFGPRAAIMDLMRNSLSSQTDQRRHVNSNLIVEGTEDGVTRTKHYLTLLATEDGQISLLSAGLYSAEIVEEGGTLRFRKLHLDLDKAY; the protein is encoded by the coding sequence ATGACTGACCGCTCTGCCGTCGAAGACCTCGCCAACCGTTACTCGCTCGCCTACGACACCGCCGACCTGGACGGCATCGAGGCCGCCTTCACCGAGGACGCGACCTTCTCGATGAAGATCGCCGGCAACGACCCCATGTCGTTCGGCCCGCGCGCCGCGATCATGGACCTGATGCGCAACTCGCTGTCGTCGCAGACCGACCAGCGCCGCCACGTCAACAGCAACCTCATCGTCGAGGGCACCGAGGACGGCGTCACGCGTACGAAGCACTACCTCACCCTCCTGGCGACCGAGGACGGCCAGATCAGCCTCCTCTCCGCAGGGCTCTACTCGGCCGAGATCGTCGAGGAGGGCGGGACGCTGCGCTTCCGCAAGCTCCACCTCGACCTCGACAAGGCCTACTGA
- a CDS encoding AMP-binding protein gives MNQGLIPAKWARLTPRGQAIYDAADDRRVTWGDFDELVRRLANGLLSLGLTKGDKVAMLSRNCVEFQALYFAAGRVGLVTQPLNWRLATPALVQVVKDAGPKVLITQGEFAEVAIAVEREVDLVASLSFGEGSTGSFDELVARSSDLEPDQSDKVGEDDPFFLLYTGGTTGESKGALHTHRSAAAGMLNQTVAERIVPTDVYMLTGQMYHIPIVLAMNYLKHGCPLVLMNFAPKLALDLIENEKVSAFLGVTTMLNWMMAEPDFASRDLSSLRNIQYGGGPMPSQIVRQALDSFPCTLIQGYGQTEGTTMTFLSQEDHLDAINGKHPERLKSCGREGFVTSVRVVDLDGRDVPKDNRTPGQIIVKSPANMVGYLNRPDLTANTLRDGWMWTGDVATWTRTATSSSSTGPRT, from the coding sequence ATGAACCAAGGACTCATCCCCGCCAAGTGGGCGCGCCTGACCCCGCGCGGGCAGGCGATCTACGACGCCGCGGACGACCGCCGCGTCACCTGGGGCGACTTCGACGAGCTCGTACGCCGCCTCGCCAACGGCCTCCTCTCGCTCGGCCTCACCAAAGGCGACAAGGTCGCGATGCTCTCGCGCAACTGCGTCGAGTTCCAGGCGCTCTACTTCGCCGCCGGCCGCGTCGGCCTGGTCACCCAGCCGCTCAACTGGCGCCTGGCCACTCCGGCGCTCGTCCAGGTGGTCAAGGACGCCGGCCCCAAGGTGCTGATCACCCAGGGCGAGTTCGCCGAGGTCGCCATCGCCGTCGAGCGCGAGGTCGACCTGGTCGCCTCCCTCTCCTTCGGCGAGGGCTCGACCGGCAGCTTCGACGAGCTGGTCGCCCGCTCCTCCGACCTCGAGCCCGACCAGTCCGACAAGGTGGGGGAGGACGACCCGTTCTTCCTGCTCTACACCGGCGGCACGACCGGCGAGTCGAAGGGCGCGCTGCACACCCACCGCAGCGCCGCGGCCGGCATGCTCAACCAGACCGTGGCCGAGCGCATCGTCCCGACCGACGTCTACATGCTGACCGGGCAGATGTACCACATCCCGATCGTGCTGGCGATGAACTACCTCAAGCACGGCTGCCCGCTGGTGCTGATGAACTTCGCGCCCAAGCTCGCCCTCGACCTGATCGAGAACGAGAAGGTCTCCGCCTTCCTGGGTGTCACGACGATGCTCAACTGGATGATGGCCGAGCCCGACTTCGCGAGCCGCGACCTCTCGAGCCTGCGCAACATCCAGTACGGCGGTGGCCCGATGCCGTCACAGATCGTGCGGCAGGCGCTCGACTCCTTCCCGTGCACGCTGATCCAGGGCTACGGGCAGACCGAGGGCACCACGATGACCTTCCTGTCGCAGGAGGACCACCTCGACGCGATCAACGGCAAGCACCCCGAGCGGCTCAAGTCGTGCGGGCGTGAGGGCTTCGTGACCAGCGTCCGGGTCGTCGACCTCGACGGACGCGACGTGCCGAAGGACAACCGCACTCCCGGCCAGATCATCGTGAAGAGCCCGGCCAACATGGTCGGCTACCTCAACCGCCCCGACCTGACCGCCAACACCCTGCGCGACGGCTGGATGTGGACCGGCGACGTGGCCACCTGGACGAGGACAGCTACGTCTTCATCGTCGACCGGGCCAAGGACATGA
- a CDS encoding AMP-binding enzyme encodes MDRRRGHLDEDSYVFIVDRAKDMIISGGENIYSVQVEEAIASHPAVLECAVIGVPDDEWGETVKGFVVLKPGMEASEQEIIDQAKQSLASYQKPRSVEFVSELPKAPTGKILKRDLRKPYWEDQERNV; translated from the coding sequence GTGGACCGGCGACGTGGCCACCTGGACGAGGACAGCTACGTCTTCATCGTCGACCGGGCCAAGGACATGATCATCTCGGGCGGCGAGAACATCTACTCCGTGCAGGTCGAGGAGGCCATCGCCTCCCACCCGGCCGTGCTCGAGTGCGCCGTGATCGGCGTGCCCGACGACGAGTGGGGCGAGACCGTCAAGGGCTTCGTCGTGCTCAAGCCCGGCATGGAGGCCAGCGAGCAGGAGATCATCGACCAGGCCAAGCAGAGTCTGGCCAGCTACCAGAAGCCGCGCTCGGTCGAGTTCGTCAGCGAGCTGCCCAAGGCGCCCACCGGCAAGATCCTCAAGCGCGACCTGCGCAAGCCGTACTGGGAGGACCAGGAGCGGAATGTCTGA
- a CDS encoding MaoC family dehydratase: MTTLADVEVGTVIPPLELVVDGEKMKVMAALLADPNPIHFDTRALAALGMDERPVNQGPLNMGYLQTMLARWAGGRDRLLTFRVRFRGNVLAGDTVRAQGTVAEVRDTQRGRVATCDISLEVVGGDVALSGTADVLLEEAP; this comes from the coding sequence ATGACCACGCTCGCTGACGTGGAGGTGGGCACCGTGATCCCGCCCCTGGAGCTCGTCGTCGACGGGGAGAAGATGAAGGTGATGGCGGCGCTGCTCGCCGACCCCAACCCGATCCACTTCGACACCCGTGCGCTCGCCGCCCTGGGCATGGACGAGCGTCCGGTCAACCAGGGCCCGCTCAACATGGGCTACCTGCAGACCATGCTGGCCCGCTGGGCCGGCGGTCGTGACCGGCTGCTCACCTTCCGGGTGCGCTTCCGCGGCAACGTGCTGGCGGGCGACACCGTACGCGCGCAGGGCACGGTCGCCGAGGTGCGTGACACCCAGCGTGGCCGGGTGGCCACCTGCGACATCAGCCTGGAGGTCGTCGGCGGCGACGTCGCGCTCTCCGGGACCGCCGACGTACTCCTCGAGGAGGCACCGTGA
- a CDS encoding acyl-CoA thioesterase, with translation MTLVHEPSEGRLQFQLAYGDTDTVGIAYFGIYYRWMERCYSTWLYALGIRSGQMAEDLGVVTVGISSGCRYVDTVEVFDEITCQAVAEKIGTSSYAVGFEFTRGDQLVTKGQMVFAVRDPETFGKAPIPERLLKALGELPTPRFEIQV, from the coding sequence GTGACTCTCGTCCACGAACCGTCCGAGGGGCGGCTGCAGTTCCAGCTCGCCTACGGCGACACCGACACCGTCGGCATCGCCTACTTCGGCATCTACTACCGGTGGATGGAGCGCTGCTACTCCACGTGGCTCTACGCGCTGGGCATCCGTAGCGGCCAGATGGCCGAGGACCTGGGCGTCGTCACCGTCGGCATCAGCTCCGGCTGCCGCTACGTCGACACCGTCGAGGTCTTCGACGAGATCACCTGCCAGGCGGTCGCCGAGAAGATCGGCACGAGCTCCTACGCCGTCGGCTTCGAGTTCACCCGCGGCGACCAGCTGGTCACCAAGGGGCAGATGGTCTTCGCGGTGCGTGACCCCGAGACCTTCGGCAAGGCGCCGATCCCCGAGCGGCTGCTCAAGGCGCTCGGCGAGCTGCCGACGCCGCGGTTCGAGATCCAGGTCTGA
- a CDS encoding nuclear transport factor 2 family protein, producing the protein MVAPDAVQQLLDREQLRDLVARYALTVDDHDLVGLEAMFHPEAVFDRDGVVAHGWPEIAAVLGASMRGFRRMLHTPHAAVVELTGPDEAVGASSGHAELVTRSGVLLAAYRYADAFVRHEGRWVFSRREVRFLYAASAVEYAATLPHEDRVRFPGEPARESYIRPNDTQGY; encoded by the coding sequence GTGGTCGCCCCCGACGCGGTTCAGCAGCTGCTGGACCGCGAGCAGCTGCGCGACCTCGTGGCCCGCTACGCGCTGACCGTCGACGACCACGACCTGGTGGGGCTGGAGGCGATGTTCCACCCCGAGGCGGTCTTCGACCGGGACGGAGTGGTGGCCCACGGGTGGCCCGAGATCGCGGCGGTCCTGGGGGCGTCGATGCGCGGCTTCCGCCGGATGCTGCACACCCCGCACGCCGCGGTGGTCGAGCTGACCGGCCCCGACGAGGCGGTGGGTGCCTCCAGTGGCCACGCGGAGCTGGTGACCCGCAGCGGCGTGCTGCTGGCTGCGTACCGCTATGCCGACGCCTTCGTGCGCCACGAGGGGCGCTGGGTCTTCTCGCGGCGGGAGGTGCGCTTCCTGTACGCCGCCTCGGCCGTCGAGTACGCCGCGACGCTGCCGCACGAGGACCGGGTGCGCTTTCCGGGGGAGCCCGCTCGCGAGTCCTATATTCGACCGAATGATACGCAGGGTTATTGA
- a CDS encoding FAD-dependent oxidoreductase has translation MSETGASTPSSSPVLVVGAGLSGLSTALTCALNGRPAIVLEAAELVGGAAAYSGGQVWCGDNHVARREGIDGDSKELTETYIRDVASHLAPEVLDERALLRWIETSPKAMEYFEQNDAIRWTVIPGLADYHNEAKGALPQGRYLTNEVVDGSVLGEWRDKLRYSPYFPVGRTYRELLEKGRRATYVDESGDEKSATKHSHAGLPAFGLSDGTEFEKVADSDPLTYGTGVVAGFLKKVVEHELVEIRTEHRVVELLTEDGAVVGLKAETPDGLVELRGPVVLATSTYDWDPELVGEILGLTEEDWGSVAPETLRGDGIKLARQVGGDIAKIPANATPILPGWRSQVGTGFGYGPEYAMPHSMIVDRHGNRFCNDSYWVDICRRTLDPDDTHLPFFLVWDDQHRQKYGLAATPPGGEYPEGWVQSAATLEQLGEQLGIDGEQLARTAERFSEHAEKGEDPDWGRGTVDYVNKFAGDPDNSPSPVLGPIVQAPFHGIRLRFVGTGIGTSGVRIDGDGHVLDEGGKPVPGLFAAGSVAALTTTGTAYNSGIALGRGLTLAYLVGHELSGAPIA, from the coding sequence GTGTCGGAGACCGGTGCTTCCACCCCGTCGTCGTCCCCCGTCCTCGTGGTCGGGGCCGGCCTCTCGGGGCTCTCCACCGCCCTCACCTGCGCGCTCAACGGTCGCCCCGCGATCGTCCTCGAGGCCGCCGAGCTGGTGGGCGGCGCGGCCGCCTATTCCGGCGGCCAGGTCTGGTGCGGCGACAACCACGTCGCCCGCCGCGAGGGCATCGACGGCGACTCCAAGGAGCTCACCGAGACCTACATCCGCGACGTCGCCTCCCACCTCGCCCCCGAGGTCCTCGACGAGCGGGCGCTGCTCCGTTGGATCGAGACCTCGCCGAAGGCGATGGAGTACTTCGAGCAGAACGACGCGATCCGCTGGACCGTCATCCCCGGCCTCGCCGACTACCACAACGAGGCGAAGGGTGCCCTGCCCCAGGGCCGCTACCTGACCAACGAGGTCGTCGACGGCTCGGTGCTGGGGGAGTGGCGCGACAAGCTCCGCTACAGCCCCTACTTCCCGGTGGGCCGCACCTACCGTGAGCTGCTCGAGAAGGGCAGGCGGGCGACGTACGTCGACGAGTCCGGCGACGAGAAGAGCGCGACGAAGCACTCCCACGCCGGCCTGCCCGCCTTCGGCCTCTCCGACGGCACCGAGTTCGAGAAGGTCGCCGACTCCGACCCGCTGACCTACGGCACCGGCGTGGTCGCCGGCTTCCTCAAGAAGGTCGTCGAGCACGAGCTGGTCGAGATCCGCACCGAGCACCGGGTCGTCGAGCTGCTCACCGAGGACGGCGCCGTCGTCGGCCTCAAGGCCGAGACCCCCGACGGTCTGGTCGAGCTGCGCGGACCGGTCGTGCTGGCCACCAGCACCTACGACTGGGACCCCGAGCTGGTCGGCGAGATTCTCGGCCTGACCGAGGAGGACTGGGGCTCGGTCGCCCCCGAGACGCTGCGCGGCGATGGCATCAAGCTGGCCCGCCAGGTCGGCGGCGACATCGCGAAGATCCCGGCCAACGCGACCCCGATCCTGCCCGGCTGGCGCTCGCAGGTCGGCACCGGCTTCGGCTACGGCCCGGAGTACGCGATGCCGCACTCGATGATCGTCGACCGCCACGGCAACCGCTTCTGCAACGACTCCTACTGGGTCGACATCTGCCGCCGGACGCTGGACCCCGACGACACCCACCTGCCCTTCTTCCTGGTCTGGGACGACCAGCACCGGCAGAAGTACGGCCTGGCCGCGACGCCGCCCGGCGGGGAGTACCCCGAGGGCTGGGTGCAGTCGGCCGCCACCCTCGAGCAGCTCGGTGAGCAGCTCGGCATCGACGGCGAGCAGCTGGCCAGGACCGCCGAGCGGTTCAGCGAGCACGCCGAGAAGGGGGAGGACCCCGACTGGGGTCGCGGCACCGTGGACTACGTCAACAAGTTCGCCGGTGACCCCGACAACTCACCCAGCCCCGTGCTGGGACCGATCGTCCAGGCGCCCTTCCACGGCATCCGGCTCCGCTTCGTCGGCACCGGCATCGGAACCTCGGGCGTCCGGATCGACGGGGACGGACACGTCCTCGACGAAGGCGGGAAGCCGGTCCCCGGCCTCTTCGCCGCAGGTTCGGTGGCGGCACTGACCACCACCGGCACCGCCTACAACTCGGGAATCGCGCTCGGGCGCGGACTGACGCTGGCCTACCTGGTCGGTCATGAACTGTCAGGCGCCCCGATCGCCTGA
- a CDS encoding ABC transporter substrate-binding protein, whose product MGSGALKRKALLAAVAMTTVLGTAACGSGDGGGSDGDGGIADTIKIAQVQDQTGAVAYAGLGASEGAELAIDEIEEQGFLGDGVKIDLEKFDTAGEIERASSEMSKAMGDRGISAILGPVSTQQAATVAPLVGRQKVPTVFTQAGGAGVVINDYTFRATPPMESYYESVMDYLEEKGAKKISILYNATFPTFALLGEDDVPAMAKDRGMEVVQSLPVQMTTQDFTGQAQQVAREGSDALVMLLIAPQSVTALGQLEDAGYDGQVVATSVQAAGNIKAAGDSADGLVYPVPFSVAMEGESSQAFTEAFKKKFDKEPNPYAADGYDAMWWIARAIKASGDSSREGIRKGLEQVAEEGFTGAMGDLTFDGNDARIDGVLVQWNGGKESLATAG is encoded by the coding sequence ATGGGGAGTGGAGCGTTGAAGCGCAAGGCGCTGCTGGCTGCTGTGGCCATGACGACGGTGCTCGGCACCGCCGCCTGCGGCAGCGGTGACGGCGGCGGCAGCGACGGCGACGGAGGCATCGCCGACACCATCAAGATCGCCCAGGTCCAGGACCAGACGGGTGCCGTCGCCTACGCCGGACTCGGCGCGTCCGAGGGCGCCGAGCTCGCCATCGACGAGATCGAGGAGCAGGGCTTCCTCGGCGACGGCGTCAAGATCGACCTGGAGAAGTTCGACACCGCCGGCGAGATCGAGCGGGCCTCGAGCGAGATGAGCAAGGCGATGGGCGACCGAGGCATCTCGGCCATCCTCGGCCCGGTCTCCACGCAGCAGGCGGCCACGGTCGCCCCGCTCGTCGGCCGGCAGAAGGTGCCGACCGTCTTCACCCAGGCAGGTGGTGCCGGCGTCGTGATCAACGACTACACCTTCCGCGCCACCCCGCCCATGGAGTCCTACTACGAGTCGGTCATGGACTACCTCGAGGAGAAGGGCGCCAAGAAGATCTCGATCCTCTACAACGCCACCTTCCCGACCTTCGCCCTGCTCGGCGAGGACGACGTGCCCGCGATGGCGAAGGACCGCGGCATGGAGGTCGTCCAGTCGCTGCCCGTGCAGATGACCACGCAGGACTTCACCGGCCAGGCGCAGCAGGTCGCCCGCGAGGGCAGCGACGCCCTGGTGATGCTGCTCATCGCCCCGCAGTCGGTCACCGCGCTGGGCCAGCTCGAGGACGCCGGCTACGACGGCCAGGTCGTCGCCACCTCGGTCCAGGCGGCCGGCAACATCAAGGCGGCCGGCGACTCGGCCGACGGCCTCGTCTACCCGGTCCCGTTCTCGGTGGCCATGGAGGGCGAGTCCTCGCAGGCCTTCACCGAGGCCTTCAAGAAGAAGTTCGACAAGGAGCCCAACCCCTACGCGGCCGACGGCTACGACGCCATGTGGTGGATCGCCCGCGCGATCAAGGCCTCCGGCGACTCCTCGCGCGAAGGCATCCGCAAGGGCCTGGAGCAGGTGGCCGAGGAGGGCTTCACCGGAGCGATGGGCGACCTGACCTTCGACGGCAACGACGCCCGCATCGACGGCGTCCTGGTCCAGTGGAACGGCGGCAAGGAGTCGCTGGCAACCGCTGGGTGA
- a CDS encoding branched-chain amino acid ABC transporter permease, which translates to MQDLLNAATLGSIYLLFALGMALVWGTIGILNFAHGATFMFSAFVGHLVSRETELPFLGVIGVAVVTGAVISTLTQLLAFQPILKRSKSQHHAEMRILIGGIGVAAIPLALAQRETRSSPFGFTSSYKAEVFEILGLRLTTTSAVIIVAGLAMGIGLTLWLRRSRQGLALRAIGVDAETSSGMGVNRTALALGTMAVAGALAGLAGALLTFHLGAIAPETGDQLIIKAFAVIVLGGLGSMLGTVIGAYVLASAETFVLYMNWGTWVDAVSFGLIFLILLARPQGLLGRKEVRRT; encoded by the coding sequence GTGCAAGATCTGCTGAACGCAGCCACGCTGGGCTCCATCTACCTGCTTTTCGCGCTGGGGATGGCCCTCGTCTGGGGCACCATCGGCATCCTGAACTTCGCCCACGGCGCCACCTTCATGTTCTCGGCCTTCGTCGGCCACCTGGTCTCCCGCGAGACCGAGCTGCCCTTCCTCGGCGTGATCGGAGTCGCCGTGGTCACCGGAGCGGTGATCTCGACGCTCACCCAGCTGCTGGCCTTCCAGCCGATCCTGAAGCGGTCGAAGAGCCAGCACCACGCCGAGATGCGCATCCTGATCGGCGGCATCGGCGTCGCCGCGATCCCGCTCGCCCTGGCGCAGCGCGAGACCCGCTCCAGCCCCTTCGGCTTCACCTCGAGCTACAAGGCCGAGGTCTTCGAGATCCTCGGCCTGCGGCTGACCACCACCTCCGCGGTGATCATCGTCGCCGGCCTGGCGATGGGGATCGGCCTCACCCTGTGGCTGCGCCGCTCCCGCCAGGGCCTGGCGCTGCGGGCGATCGGCGTCGACGCCGAGACCAGCTCCGGGATGGGCGTCAACCGCACCGCCCTCGCGCTGGGCACCATGGCCGTGGCCGGCGCGCTGGCCGGGCTGGCCGGAGCACTGCTCACCTTCCACCTCGGCGCCATCGCCCCCGAGACCGGTGACCAGCTGATCATCAAGGCCTTCGCCGTGATCGTGCTCGGCGGGCTCGGCTCGATGCTCGGCACCGTCATCGGCGCCTACGTCCTGGCCTCGGCCGAGACCTTCGTCCTCTACATGAACTGGGGCACCTGGGTCGACGCCGTCTCCTTCGGACTCATCTTCCTGATCCTGCTCGCCCGCCCCCAGGGGCTCCTCGGACGCAAGGAGGTGCGACGCACATGA
- a CDS encoding branched-chain amino acid ABC transporter permease: MSDWYYMNVVLIQTTLTTLLLALSIQVPLRFGVFSFAGIGAFGIGGYGGAMAMVHLEWSTWPSVLVGTLAAGVAVFLLGLVVQRLTGLYMGMATIAFTLIVSVVAVNGGDLTGGAGGLYGALGEITMTHIVVVVVAVIALLAFTEARGLGRRIDTVREDPELANALGIDVANYRRLSFLVSGLLGGLAGAITTLLRSTITPAEVNFHLVIVALTAIVVGGARSWLGALIGAVIFVWLPTWLSFVQEWEKVAYGFIVAAAAIYLPNGVLGVAKDLLHRFRTREERARVAALQETR; this comes from the coding sequence ATGAGCGACTGGTACTACATGAACGTCGTCCTGATCCAGACGACGCTCACCACCCTCCTGCTGGCCCTCAGCATCCAGGTGCCGCTGCGCTTCGGCGTCTTCTCGTTCGCCGGCATCGGTGCCTTCGGCATCGGCGGCTACGGCGGCGCCATGGCGATGGTCCACCTCGAGTGGTCCACCTGGCCGTCGGTGCTGGTCGGCACCCTCGCCGCGGGCGTCGCGGTCTTCCTGCTGGGACTGGTGGTCCAGCGGCTGACCGGCCTCTACATGGGCATGGCGACCATCGCCTTCACGCTGATCGTCTCGGTCGTCGCGGTCAACGGCGGAGACCTGACCGGCGGGGCCGGCGGCCTCTACGGCGCGCTGGGCGAGATCACCATGACCCACATCGTCGTGGTCGTCGTCGCGGTCATCGCCCTGCTCGCCTTCACCGAGGCCCGAGGCCTGGGTCGCCGCATCGACACCGTCCGCGAGGACCCGGAGCTGGCCAACGCGCTCGGCATCGACGTGGCCAACTACCGCCGTCTCTCGTTCCTCGTCTCGGGCCTGCTCGGAGGCCTGGCCGGCGCCATCACCACCCTGCTCCGGTCGACGATCACCCCCGCCGAGGTCAACTTCCACCTCGTCATCGTGGCGCTGACCGCCATCGTGGTCGGCGGTGCCCGCTCCTGGCTGGGAGCCCTCATCGGAGCCGTCATCTTCGTCTGGCTGCCGACCTGGCTCTCCTTCGTCCAGGAGTGGGAGAAGGTCGCCTACGGCTTCATCGTCGCCGCGGCCGCGATCTACCTGCCCAACGGTGTCCTGGGGGTCGCGAAGGACCTCCTGCACCGCTTCCGAACCCGAGAGGAACGGGCCCGCGTGGCGGCCCTCCAGGAGACAAGGTGA
- a CDS encoding ABC transporter ATP-binding protein has product MTETAVRQRTALLEVQDVAVHFGGVKAVDGISLEMHPGKIYGVLGPNGSGKSTLLGAMTRLTPLTRGRFVLDGHDYTKAAARKVHHMGIARTFQTVRLLDDRSVRDNILLGQDTLPKERRKEATARVEEVMERVGVREVARMRPDELSYGMQRRVEFARAIIGRPRLLLLDEPTAGMNNTERAEISELMKQLLDEGVTQFIVEHDVQMMVDTCDHLFAMNFGKLIAEGDPREVVRHPDVQEAYLGKGATHA; this is encoded by the coding sequence ATGACAGAGACCGCAGTGAGGCAGCGCACCGCGCTGCTCGAGGTCCAGGACGTCGCGGTCCACTTCGGCGGCGTCAAGGCCGTCGACGGGATCTCGCTGGAGATGCACCCCGGCAAGATCTACGGCGTGCTCGGCCCCAACGGCTCGGGCAAGTCGACCCTGCTCGGCGCGATGACGCGGCTGACGCCGCTCACCCGCGGCCGCTTCGTCCTCGACGGTCACGACTACACGAAGGCCGCGGCGCGCAAGGTGCACCACATGGGCATCGCCCGCACCTTCCAGACGGTCCGCCTGCTCGACGACCGCTCGGTGCGCGACAACATCCTGCTCGGCCAGGACACCCTCCCCAAGGAGCGCCGCAAGGAGGCGACCGCCCGGGTCGAGGAGGTCATGGAGCGCGTCGGCGTACGCGAGGTGGCGCGGATGCGGCCCGACGAGCTGTCCTACGGCATGCAGCGTCGCGTCGAGTTCGCCCGCGCGATCATCGGTCGCCCTCGCCTGCTGCTGCTCGACGAGCCGACCGCCGGCATGAACAACACCGAGCGCGCCGAGATCAGCGAGCTGATGAAGCAGCTCCTCGACGAAGGTGTCACCCAGTTCATCGTCGAGCACGACGTGCAGATGATGGTCGACACCTGCGACCACCTCTTCGCGATGAACTTCGGGAAGCTGATCGCCGAGGGTGACCCCCGCGAGGTGGTGCGGCACCCCGACGTCCAGGAGGCCTACCTCGGGAAGGGAGCGACCCATGCTTGA